One Parashewanella spongiae genomic window, CAAGCTGACTTTCGACCAACAGCCAAGCGCACTGAGCCTAAAAACAAGTTAACAGAATGAGCGACAACAAGTATTAGAAGTTTGCAACCAGAGTGAGTATGCCAGCTTACCGCCATCGCAAATCGTACCTTCGTTGCTGGATAAAGGTGTTTATATTGCTTCAGAGTCGAGCTTTTATCGAATACTAAAGCAACATGGCCAACTGAATCGAAGAGGACGAACACGAGCACCACAAAATCGGAGTAAACCTAAGAGCTACAAGGCTTCTAAGCCAAATCAAGTGTAGTCTTGGGATATTACGTATTGCCCAAGTATTACCAAAGGCAAGTTCTATTATCTGTATATGTTTGAGGACATTTATAGCCGAAAAATCGTAGGTTATGAAGTCCATGAACAAGAGTGCGGCACAAAAGCTGCGGAACTCATTCAGCGTTGCATGTTGAAAGAGCAATGTTTTAATACACCGCTGGTTTTGCACTCAGATAATGGTGCCCCGATGAAATCCTATATGATGAAAGCTAAGCTTGATGAACTTAGTGTAACCCCATCATTAAGTAGCCCAAGTGTGAGCAATGACAATCCGTACTCAGAATCACTGTTTAGAACATTAAAATACAGGCCAGACTGGCCAAGCAAAGCAAAGGGTTTAAAAGCCTAGAAGAAACGCAAGACTGGGTTGAGAATTTTGTAACTTGGTACAACCATGAGCATAAACACAGTCAGCTTAATCATGTAACGCCTCATGAGAGACATAAATCTCAAGATAGTGTTGTACTAATGAAACGCAAAAAAGTGTTAGAGGAGCAGAAAGCTAAACATCCACTTCGATGGTCAGGTGAGGTTAGAAACTGTGAACCAATCGGTGCTGTAATGTTAAATCCTGACAAGGAAACAGACTTGGAAAAATCTAGAAGAAATATAGCATAAGTTTTAATCAAACGGTGACAGGTGTCTTGAAAACCGCCGATTTAATTACTGTAATTGGTATTAGTTAATATAGGTGGTTGAGTCTTAAGTTGATTTGAATTCGTTAATAATCTTAAAGTTAAATGTAACCTTTTGATTGGTTCGCCTTTGCTACCTGTTTCCTGATAATACTAGGGCAACCGCACAAGTGAGTGATATATGCACAACTCCATGTAGTAGTTTCGTCATTCCCACGAAAGTGGGAAACTAGCGCCTTTGAATACCCAAAGTTACTGGATTCCCGTTTTCAAGGGAATTACGGGCTATAGTGCCTACGTTTTTGCTCAAAAACATTCACGCGTTTACCCTGCTGAAAAAAACAGAACAATTTTAGCCTACAGACCGAAGTATATAAACTGACTATCTTTGTATTGTAGTGGTCTAAGGAAGCTAGTGCTTTGGAAAATACCAATCTTTGTCATATCAGCGAAGGCTAGTATCCAGTGACTTTTATAAAAAAAAGCAAAGGCACTAGGGTCTGTTGATCTTTCGTGATTGTTTTTGCAGCGATAAATTGGTTATTTTATGCAAGGCAGAGTTTGTGAGGTTTGGTTATTATCGACATACAAAACTGTCGTTACTTCGTTTCCAAGTAAGAAAACGATAACGCAGCAGAAATGACCAATTTACGCTATCTTCGATGCTTTTGAGCATTCACTGCTCTGTGTTGTGACCAGCTCACTTAGATGGCTAAGCATCACGGCTCACGCCTTGAACAGATAAACGCTCAAATAGCACGAAATTTAATCCTGAAAGATAAACATCCCCTAGACTATCGACATACAAAACTGTCGTTACTTCGTTTCCTGCCTGCGCTGGAGTGAGGAGAACTCATCGGTATACTTTTTTCCGCAACTTTCCTAACTGAGTGATTTAAAAATGAATAAAGGTTAATGTGAATTAATGATAAATTCTCATAAATTAACGATATTATTTTCTAGTACTAATTGCTGGAGATAAAAAGTGGCGTTATCAACTGTTCTGCAAACCGAACCCTCAAATTCCCTTGTAGAATACCTGAAAGGTTTGGGTGATATAGAGATTACTACTAAAACGGAGCTATATTTTGATAGTGGAACAGGGCATAAGTTTGAGGTTTTATTTAAGTGCACTCACTGCGACTCACCTCTCTACCGCTTTTACAAATTCACTGATCATAAGTGCCATAATTTTGCGTCTAATGATTCACACAAAAAAGTGTTTTCAAAAGAGGCAGACAATAAAAAAGTTCCGCCTGCCATTAGGACGACTATTAAGACGGCTCAAAATTACTTGGAAATAGTGATTGATTTCTACCAAATAAACCAACAACAAAACCAACAACAAAACCAACAAAAAACAATAGTCATGACTTTCCATGAACTGAATGGAACACGTGAACTTACAGCGGTTTTGTTTTGTCACAAATGCAATCTTAAAACGAGTGATCTGGGTGATTTCAGGCTGAAAAAGTGTACTAGTAACACCCCTTTTACCAATCAAGCTAAAGAAATAAATATTGCCCAAATAGACATCAGGACACTAGATGTCGCAATGATAAATATTATTGAACTATTTGAATGTGCGTCGGAAAAATATCAATTTCTGGGTATGGAGCTTGGTCTAAAATCAGCTCAGATTAAAGAGGTTGAAACAAGTATCCTTTTTCATAATGATGTATCTAGGATGACGCAAGTATTAAGTGTTTGGGAGCAATGTGGAGAACAATCTCCAACCTTTTATCAACTCATCGCAGCCGCTGAAAATCAGGGTGAAAATATGCTTGCGCAAAATCTGTTAAAACTACTTAAAAGCGTTAAGTTATAATGAAAGATATTAAGTGCTTGACCATAAATTATCTTACATTTTCTGTTGTCCATCTTTTGCACTCTACTGTGTTGCAATTTCGGTTACACAGCTACGGTTATTCGCCCTACGTTGTGTCTTGTATAGCACTAGGATCTGTTTGTCCTATATTTGAAAAAACTTATCGTAAGGGAGCTAGCGATTTAGAAAGTACCAATCTTTGTCATACCAGCGAAGGCAGGTATCCAGTGGCTTTATAGAAAAAAGCAAAGGCACTAGACTCCAGCCAGCGCTGGAGTGACGAGAACTCATCGGTATACTTTCTTCCGCAACTTTCCTAAGGTACTTTGTTTATGACACCATTAGTAAACCCTAACTTAAGGTACTTCCACATACCTGAAGAAAAGTTCGAGCAGACACAATTAGATTGTTGGGAAGTAAGTAAAAAACTGACAGACGAGAAAAAAGCTGTTGAGTTTCGAAAATTAGCATCTGAAATGGGTTCACTCTCTAAAAGGAAAATACCAGAAAAGCTTGCTGATTGGTCGGTAGTGAATCCAGTTTTGTCCTTAAGTGAAAAAGATAAAATCACTGCCGTTGGTGGCGATGAGCACTGTGCAAAAAGATTAAGTATACTTGGTGATTATCTTTTGGAATTTGGATATAGGTTTGTTTACTATTCTGGCATAGATCGTCAAATAAAGGATAAGTTACAATTCTTCTTTCGAAAAACTGAGTGTTTAAAAGTTCTTGAGTTAGGTGCTGGACTAGGTTGGTGGGCGAAGGCAATCCATAATGATACGGATTTATTTTTTAGGCGAATACATGTCACAGCAATAGATAATGGGGCTAGTATTGCATGGATTAATAAAGGAGATGTAATAGAACGGAATCAAGCATACTGCAAGGCGGTTATAGAGCAATTTGAAGCTGTGACAGATACAGATAAATCAAAAGCCTCAAAAAAACTCGAAAGCCTTAGTCCTAAAGCTGCGGCTTCGGATTTCAACCAGTGTGTTTTTCCTGTTAAACAAATGAATGCTTCTACGGCAATTGCTAAATATAAAGATACCCACGATCTGTTGTTAGTTGTTAATCCGGTAAGTGGAATAACTGATTCACTTGTACACTGGCCTAAAGATAAGCCTGTTTTGATGATAGCTGTTA contains:
- a CDS encoding death domain-containing protein, which translates into the protein MALSTVLQTEPSNSLVEYLKGLGDIEITTKTELYFDSGTGHKFEVLFKCTHCDSPLYRFYKFTDHKCHNFASNDSHKKVFSKEADNKKVPPAIRTTIKTAQNYLEIVIDFYQINQQQNQQQNQQKTIVMTFHELNGTRELTAVLFCHKCNLKTSDLGDFRLKKCTSNTPFTNQAKEINIAQIDIRTLDVAMINIIELFECASEKYQFLGMELGLKSAQIKEVETSILFHNDVSRMTQVLSVWEQCGEQSPTFYQLIAAAENQGENMLAQNLLKLLKSVKL